One window of Methanogenium organophilum genomic DNA carries:
- a CDS encoding geranylgeranyl reductase family protein, translating into MYDVIVVGAGPAGSAAARYCAESGLRTLIIEEHASIGYPVQCAGLLSTNAFSECHVSNDSVIQVVRGATLHSSLGCELNFDAGETKAFVVDRGVLDREMAGNAVSAGADISLKTYAYDIRDNVLFTKGVHGHREIPFRLIIAADGPRSPIRTIRGMKPPLRFYSGVQAEVPYETDSSYVHLYPDASPDFFGWAIPAGDGRMRVGLAGGNDVQKRFSSFVRKFGDSCIHQVTGTIPMGVMPQTYGERTLFVGDAAGFAKPTSGGGVYTGVRSSRHAADVAALSCEEECFEDSILSAYESAWTADFGRELDFGYRFLDMRQNISPGDINDICQALNTPDMKRLIVEFGDMDRPTELMLRLLKNPTVFRMARKVAKSELRGLLFGNKR; encoded by the coding sequence ATGTACGATGTCATTGTTGTCGGTGCGGGTCCTGCAGGGTCTGCTGCGGCACGATACTGTGCTGAGTCAGGACTCCGGACACTGATAATAGAAGAACATGCATCGATTGGATACCCGGTGCAATGTGCGGGTCTGTTAAGTACAAATGCATTTTCAGAATGCCATGTATCAAACGACTCAGTCATACAGGTAGTGAGGGGCGCTACCCTGCATTCATCACTGGGGTGTGAGCTGAATTTCGATGCCGGCGAAACCAAGGCCTTTGTTGTGGACAGGGGTGTCCTTGACCGGGAAATGGCTGGGAATGCCGTATCTGCAGGTGCCGATATTTCACTGAAAACATATGCATACGATATCCGGGATAATGTGCTTTTTACGAAAGGAGTTCATGGCCATAGAGAGATTCCGTTTCGTCTGATTATTGCTGCGGACGGTCCGCGCAGTCCTATCAGGACAATTCGCGGGATGAAGCCACCTCTCCGGTTTTATTCCGGAGTTCAGGCAGAGGTTCCGTATGAAACGGACTCTTCGTATGTTCATCTCTATCCTGACGCCTCACCGGACTTTTTTGGTTGGGCAATTCCTGCAGGAGACGGGCGGATGCGGGTTGGGCTTGCCGGGGGGAATGATGTGCAGAAACGTTTCTCCTCGTTTGTCCGGAAATTTGGAGATTCATGCATCCATCAGGTGACGGGCACTATTCCCATGGGGGTAATGCCACAGACATATGGTGAGCGGACACTGTTTGTAGGTGATGCAGCAGGATTTGCAAAACCGACTTCCGGCGGAGGTGTGTATACCGGTGTCCGGTCTTCGCGACATGCGGCAGATGTGGCTGCTCTCTCTTGCGAAGAGGAATGTTTTGAGGACTCAATTCTCTCAGCGTATGAGTCTGCCTGGACTGCGGATTTTGGGAGAGAACTTGATTTTGGGTATCGGTTTCTTGATATGAGGCAAAATATTTCCCCGGGAGATATAAACGATATTTGTCAGGCGCTGAATACACCCGACATGAAACGGTTGATCGTCGAATTTGGTGATATGGATCGGCCAACAGAACTGATGCTCCGTTTGCTGAAAAATCCAACTGTTTTCCGGATGGCACGTAAGGTTGCCAAATCAGAACTTCGTGGACTGCTTTTTGGTAACAAACGATAG
- the pth2 gene encoding peptidyl-tRNA hydrolase Pth2, which yields MTEESDFKWKQCLIIRSDVKMSCGKKCAQLAHAAVGAYEHSDKITRKKWYNEGMKKVVLKVPSLRAMYEIKTNAEMAGIATSLITDAGRTEIEPGTVTALGLGPALSEDLDRITGDLQLL from the coding sequence ATGACAGAGGAATCCGATTTCAAATGGAAACAGTGCCTGATCATTCGCAGTGATGTGAAGATGAGCTGTGGAAAAAAATGTGCACAGCTCGCCCATGCAGCAGTCGGTGCATATGAACACTCCGATAAAATAACGCGGAAGAAGTGGTATAACGAAGGAATGAAGAAAGTAGTCCTGAAGGTCCCGTCCCTCCGCGCCATGTATGAAATCAAGACCAATGCAGAAATGGCAGGTATTGCCACATCGCTCATCACCGATGCAGGCCGCACCGAAATAGAACCAGGGACGGTTACTGCACTTGGACTCGGTCCGGCGCTGTCAGAAGATCTGGACAGAATAACTGGGGATCTGCAGCTCTTATGA
- the truD gene encoding tRNA pseudouridine(13) synthase TruD, giving the protein MKLSPYPIEQSLGMQYYVCNSEGIQGVLREEAEDFIVHEISNEVKSSEESTGKYLICRLEKKNWELQRAVKEIAKILGVSHRRISWAGTKDKHAVTDQLISIYDVSETDIQNIQLKDITLTPVGRSNQQISLGDLQGNRFEITIRSCRAADIAASVAETNACVAEGVPNYFGIQRFGVQRPVTHLVGKQILLDRYDEAVNTYVGFPSEGEDESVAEARKAFLSDGDPKAALETLPVQMRYERAILHHLTEVPHDYEGALKRVPPKLLSMFVSAYQSWLFNQGLSHRIEVGHPLSAPALGDRVLFQNGKKDIVGESNINQATVLVKRGRAHICLEMPGEKTNPTHSTAEQHITTLMEADGISYASFKKAGEMTGMSFKGAVRRISVSAPVTSDVCDDTVHLSFSLGPGQYATTICREYMKADPIRMI; this is encoded by the coding sequence ATGAAACTATCACCATACCCCATTGAACAATCCCTTGGTATGCAGTATTATGTCTGTAACTCAGAAGGCATACAGGGTGTGCTGCGCGAGGAAGCAGAAGACTTCATTGTACACGAAATCAGCAATGAGGTCAAATCATCAGAAGAATCAACAGGAAAATATCTGATCTGCAGACTGGAGAAAAAAAACTGGGAGCTCCAACGTGCCGTAAAAGAAATTGCAAAGATACTCGGCGTCAGTCATCGCCGGATTTCATGGGCAGGGACCAAGGACAAACATGCCGTTACCGACCAGCTGATATCCATCTATGACGTCTCTGAAACCGACATTCAGAACATCCAACTCAAAGATATTACCCTGACACCGGTTGGAAGGTCCAACCAGCAGATCTCTTTGGGAGACCTGCAGGGAAACCGCTTTGAGATCACCATCCGTTCCTGCAGGGCAGCAGACATTGCGGCGAGCGTAGCAGAGACCAACGCCTGTGTCGCAGAAGGCGTGCCAAATTACTTCGGCATTCAGCGCTTCGGTGTGCAACGCCCGGTCACCCATCTTGTCGGCAAACAGATCCTTCTTGACCGGTATGATGAGGCAGTCAACACCTATGTGGGTTTCCCGTCAGAAGGAGAAGATGAATCCGTAGCAGAGGCACGGAAGGCATTTCTCTCGGACGGGGATCCAAAAGCAGCACTCGAAACGCTGCCGGTTCAGATGCGGTATGAACGTGCGATTCTCCACCACCTGACAGAGGTACCACACGATTATGAAGGTGCCCTCAAACGTGTCCCTCCAAAACTTCTCTCCATGTTTGTCTCCGCATACCAGTCCTGGCTCTTTAATCAGGGACTATCTCACCGGATAGAAGTTGGGCACCCCCTGTCGGCGCCTGCATTGGGAGACCGGGTCCTGTTCCAAAACGGGAAAAAAGACATCGTCGGAGAATCAAACATCAACCAGGCAACTGTTCTGGTTAAACGGGGGCGTGCGCACATCTGCCTTGAGATGCCCGGAGAAAAGACCAACCCCACTCACAGTACAGCAGAACAGCATATCACCACCCTGATGGAAGCAGATGGCATATCCTATGCATCATTTAAAAAAGCAGGTGAAATGACCGGCATGTCATTTAAAGGAGCGGTCCGCAGGATCAGTGTCAGCGCCCCTGTCACTTCAGATGTATGTGACGACACCGTGCATCTCTCGTTCTCCCTTGGACCGGGACAGTATGCAACTACCATCTGCAGGGAGTATATGAAAGCAGATCCCATTCGGATGATATGA
- the sppA gene encoding signal peptide peptidase SppA: protein MGWLTEEVDRINRKRMRRGWIKYFFLGGITALILAAIIIAALLTVSEEFSVSVIRVEGTIVSGNVNGNGYAGSEYIGRELRAAADDPLVEGIVLRVNSPGGSPAAAQEIVRDIDYAKERKPVIVSMGEMATSAAYHISSHADVIYANPDTMTGSIGTIWTIFDYSKSLEDEGVSVDVLKSGEKKDITSPYRSLTDSEREYLQELVNQSSEIFITDVMEQRGVNRSIIEDARPIRGDYAKNIGLVDEMGNLFDAINAVSGYS, encoded by the coding sequence ATGGGTTGGTTAACAGAGGAAGTGGATCGGATAAACAGAAAACGAATGCGGCGTGGCTGGATTAAATATTTTTTTCTGGGGGGAATAACCGCACTAATTCTTGCCGCAATTATCATAGCTGCACTGTTAACCGTTTCTGAAGAATTTAGTGTCTCTGTTATCCGTGTCGAGGGCACGATCGTTTCGGGAAATGTAAATGGAAATGGGTATGCAGGTAGTGAATATATTGGCCGTGAATTACGCGCCGCCGCTGATGATCCGCTTGTTGAAGGAATAGTTCTCCGGGTAAACAGTCCCGGCGGTTCCCCTGCAGCGGCACAGGAAATAGTCCGTGATATCGATTATGCGAAAGAGCGGAAACCTGTTATCGTTTCAATGGGAGAAATGGCAACGTCTGCTGCATATCACATTAGTTCCCATGCTGATGTAATCTATGCCAATCCTGACACCATGACGGGCAGTATTGGAACAATCTGGACAATCTTTGATTACAGTAAATCGCTTGAAGACGAAGGAGTTTCTGTTGATGTTCTCAAATCCGGTGAAAAAAAGGATATTACCTCTCCATACCGGTCACTCACCGATAGTGAACGAGAGTATCTTCAGGAACTTGTGAACCAGAGTTCTGAGATATTTATCACCGATGTGATGGAGCAGCGTGGGGTAAACCGATCAATAATTGAAGATGCCCGGCCAATTCGTGGAGATTATGCAAAAAATATTGGACTGGTCGATGAGATGGGTAATCTCTTTGATGCAATAAATGCGGTATCGGGATATTCCTGA
- a CDS encoding dihydrofolate reductase family protein, which produces MVNRIHRPHVLIMSEMTVDGKLTLWKGASSKILMQYMDPETEILLHQTRAEYDAIMVGSNTIRIDNSMLTVRLAEGTNPIRVIPNRGADIPLDSNVLGNDAQTVIAVSEDAPEERVAALQKKGVDVLVAGKTAIDYSLLLSELYEKYHVRTLMVEGGPTLNYYMFKNRLVDELRLIHLPFIVGGADTPSLVGGMQIHSVEEMFRLSLKNHYMCGKNLITEYDILNR; this is translated from the coding sequence ATGGTAAACAGAATACACCGGCCGCATGTCCTTATTATGTCAGAGATGACTGTTGATGGTAAACTCACTCTCTGGAAAGGTGCATCGAGCAAGATTCTCATGCAGTACATGGACCCTGAAACAGAGATACTTCTTCATCAGACACGGGCCGAATATGACGCAATAATGGTGGGATCCAATACCATCAGAATTGATAATTCTATGCTTACGGTCAGGCTTGCAGAAGGGACGAATCCAATTCGGGTTATTCCAAACAGGGGTGCTGATATTCCTCTGGATTCAAATGTCCTTGGAAATGATGCACAGACGGTTATTGCAGTATCGGAAGACGCGCCTGAGGAACGTGTGGCAGCACTTCAGAAGAAGGGGGTTGATGTTCTGGTGGCCGGAAAAACAGCAATCGATTATTCTCTTCTTCTCTCAGAGCTCTATGAAAAGTATCATGTCAGAACACTGATGGTGGAAGGGGGTCCGACCCTGAATTATTATATGTTTAAAAACCGTCTTGTTGATGAATTGCGTCTCATACATCTGCCCTTTATTGTCGGAGGTGCGGACACCCCTTCTCTTGTCGGGGGAATGCAGATTCATTCCGTAGAAGAAATGTTTCGTCTCAGCCTTAAAAATCATTATATGTGCGGAAAGAATCTGATAACAGAATATGATATTCTCAACAGATGA